From a region of the uncultured Desulfatiglans sp. genome:
- the hbd gene encoding 3-hydroxybutyryl-CoA dehydrogenase, with product MALKKVGILGCGAMGSGIVQVVLQGGYEVIVREMDQEALASGVSNVNASLEKLVKKERLTQEQKADLIKHLKGTLELEDLADCDLIIEAVFEDLETKNALFKVLDGCCRADTIFSTNTSSLSVTRMAAETSRKERFAGLHFFYPAPVMPLVEIIKTISLAPEVLQELQTFAKNLKKFPIVAKDNAGFIVNLLLTPFLLDAIRAVGNSVAGVTDIDAGIKLGLGHPVGPLMLADMIGLNLICKAADTMFEEYKDSRYAPPPLLRKMVIMGYHGLKTGKGFYDWSDSKNPVPVQLDF from the coding sequence ATGGCGCTTAAAAAAGTCGGGATCCTTGGATGCGGGGCCATGGGGTCAGGCATTGTACAGGTGGTGCTTCAAGGCGGATATGAGGTGATCGTCAGGGAAATGGATCAGGAAGCCTTGGCGAGCGGGGTAAGCAATGTCAATGCTTCCCTTGAAAAGTTGGTTAAAAAGGAGCGCTTGACGCAGGAGCAGAAGGCTGACCTGATCAAGCATCTCAAGGGGACACTGGAGTTGGAGGATTTGGCGGATTGCGACCTGATTATCGAGGCTGTTTTCGAAGACCTCGAGACCAAGAACGCACTTTTCAAGGTGCTGGATGGGTGCTGTAGGGCGGACACGATATTCTCCACCAACACGTCGTCGTTGTCTGTCACCAGGATGGCGGCGGAGACCAGCAGAAAGGAGCGTTTTGCAGGGCTCCATTTTTTTTATCCAGCCCCGGTGATGCCCCTCGTCGAGATCATCAAGACCATTTCCTTGGCCCCGGAAGTGCTGCAGGAGCTTCAGACGTTCGCAAAAAACCTGAAGAAGTTCCCCATTGTGGCCAAGGATAACGCAGGATTTATCGTCAACCTTCTGCTGACCCCTTTTTTGCTGGATGCGATTCGCGCTGTAGGGAACTCGGTTGCCGGCGTGACGGACATCGATGCAGGGATCAAGCTTGGCCTTGGCCATCCAGTCGGACCGTTGATGCTCGCGGATATGATCGGTCTGAATCTGATTTGCAAGGCGGCCGATACGATGTTCGAAGAGTACAAGGATTCTCGTTACGCGCCGCCGCCGCTTCTCAGGAAAATGGTGATTATGGGATATCATGGTCTGAAAACCGGCAAGGGCTTTTATGACTGGTCCGATTCGAAGAATCCTGTGCCGGTCCAATTGGATTTCTAA
- the acdA gene encoding Acyl-CoA dehydrogenase — MNFELSKEQKDIKKAAREFAEGEIREVAKEYDRREEFPKDLWRKACELGFVGVYIKEENGGADLGLLEYCLITEEFWRVDPGCGCVLLSSFGAETLQNHGTKEQKEKYLPPIPAGEAIMGTAVTEPDAGSDIFGVRTTAVKDGEDYVINGSKIFITNGTIADYLAVFCLTDPDAKNRYGRYSMIMMETDRAGFGASKIKGKLGIRASDTAELSFSDVRVPAGNLIGGQEGNGFEQIMELFNMNRVVAASQGVGVGQGALDQTIAHVKKRQAFGSAIGKFQAVQFKLAEMATMVEAARVLTYQAAWLLDHGKTDPKLIAMAKWLSGETGVRVTDDALQLHGGYGYINEYDIERFYRDAKIVEIYEATKEMEKNTIARQLLGRF, encoded by the coding sequence ATGAACTTCGAACTGAGCAAGGAGCAGAAGGATATCAAGAAAGCTGCACGCGAGTTCGCAGAAGGCGAGATCCGTGAGGTGGCCAAGGAATATGACCGCCGTGAGGAGTTTCCGAAGGATCTTTGGCGGAAGGCCTGCGAGCTGGGCTTCGTAGGGGTTTACATCAAGGAGGAGAACGGGGGGGCGGATCTCGGGTTGCTGGAGTACTGCTTGATCACGGAGGAATTCTGGCGGGTTGATCCCGGGTGCGGTTGTGTGCTCCTGTCCTCTTTTGGTGCGGAAACCCTGCAAAACCATGGGACGAAGGAGCAGAAAGAGAAATATCTTCCTCCGATTCCTGCGGGGGAAGCCATCATGGGCACGGCGGTCACGGAGCCGGATGCGGGCAGCGATATCTTCGGTGTGAGGACGACAGCCGTCAAAGATGGCGAGGATTACGTCATTAACGGATCGAAGATCTTTATCACGAACGGCACCATCGCCGATTATCTAGCGGTTTTCTGCTTGACGGATCCGGATGCCAAAAACCGCTATGGCCGTTATTCCATGATCATGATGGAGACCGATCGCGCTGGGTTCGGGGCCTCGAAGATCAAAGGCAAGCTCGGGATCCGCGCTTCGGATACCGCCGAACTGTCCTTCAGCGATGTGCGGGTTCCGGCCGGAAATCTCATCGGGGGTCAAGAGGGAAATGGCTTCGAGCAGATCATGGAACTCTTCAATATGAATCGTGTCGTTGCGGCCTCTCAAGGGGTGGGCGTGGGGCAGGGCGCGCTGGATCAGACCATCGCCCATGTCAAGAAGCGCCAAGCCTTCGGTAGCGCCATCGGAAAATTTCAGGCCGTCCAGTTCAAATTGGCTGAAATGGCGACCATGGTGGAGGCGGCGCGCGTGTTGACCTATCAGGCTGCCTGGCTTTTGGACCATGGCAAGACGGATCCGAAACTCATCGCGATGGCTAAGTGGCTATCCGGCGAGACAGGCGTCCGTGTGACCGACGATGCCCTTCAGCTGCACGGCGGCTATGGCTACATCAATGAGTATGACATTGAACGATTTTACCGGGACGCCAAGATCGTCGAGATTTATGAAGCGACCAAGGAAATGGAGAAAAACACGATAGCCCGGCAGCTTTTGGGAAGGTTTTAA
- a CDS encoding 3-hydroxypropionyl-coenzyme A dehydratase codes for MNEAEILLDKDQGIWTITLNRPSHMNSFNKTALQSLAEYLRLAKESTDCSVVVITGQGPKAFSSGADVHTFLEEKKQALGIDWSKLGQNVFAMLDEIGKPSIAAINGIAFGGAFELALACTFRIASEEARFSFPEINLGFIPGWGGTQRATRLLGPAVALELILTGSVIDASRALALGIVSQVVPGDRLMETAREFALKMVGKPPLAIRFALEAVHAGLDVPLKEGLKLEGGLAAMAVLSEDAQEGIKAFFEKRKPVFRGC; via the coding sequence ATGAATGAAGCGGAAATACTGCTCGATAAGGATCAAGGCATTTGGACGATTACCTTAAATCGCCCTTCGCATATGAACAGTTTCAATAAGACTGCGCTCCAAAGTTTGGCTGAGTATCTCCGCCTTGCAAAAGAGAGCACGGACTGTTCTGTCGTCGTTATAACGGGGCAGGGGCCGAAGGCTTTCAGCAGCGGCGCTGATGTCCATACCTTCCTCGAGGAGAAAAAGCAGGCGCTCGGGATAGATTGGTCCAAGTTGGGACAGAATGTCTTCGCCATGCTCGACGAGATCGGCAAACCCTCAATAGCGGCGATCAACGGGATCGCGTTCGGCGGGGCGTTCGAACTCGCCTTGGCCTGCACCTTTCGCATTGCCTCGGAAGAGGCCCGGTTTAGTTTTCCGGAAATCAATCTGGGTTTTATCCCCGGCTGGGGAGGGACCCAGCGGGCCACGCGGCTGCTCGGGCCTGCGGTCGCATTGGAATTGATCCTCACCGGTTCCGTGATCGATGCCTCTAGAGCCTTGGCTTTGGGGATTGTCAGTCAGGTGGTTCCAGGTGACCGCCTCATGGAAACGGCCCGTGAGTTTGCGCTGAAGATGGTCGGGAAGCCTCCGCTGGCGATCCGTTTTGCATTGGAAGCCGTGCACGCGGGGCTGGATGTGCCATTGAAAGAGGGTTTGAAACTGGAGGGAGGCCTCGCGGCCATGGCTGTTCTCAGCGAGGATGCCCAGGAAGGCATCAAGGCGTTTTTTGAGAAGAGAAAACCTGTATTCCGAGGGTGTTGA
- a CDS encoding Transcriptional regulator with sigma 54 interaction domain — translation MSSRAHEKQTEIILDSIADGVFTVDAQWRITSFNRSAEKITGIPREEALGRHCWDVFRASICESECSLRRTMETGRPVLNQTIFIVNSAGDRIPVSISTALLREDGRVIGGVESFRDLSVVEELRKELKGRQSFFDIISKNKEMQRLFGVLEQVSESDATVLLVGESGTGKELFAKAIHSLSPRRNGPMVALNCAALPDSLLESELFGYEAGAFTDAKKDKPGRLALAEGGTLFLDEIGDVSPALQVRLLRVLQEKTYEPLGGTTSRRADVRIVAATNRELEELVREGRFRQDLYYRINVIKLRLPPLRSRKEDIPLLVEFFIKKFNRLSGKEIQGLSPEVLPILMAHHFPGNIRELENIIEYATVVCKSGFIGLEHLPEYLFPRKWRARDNRSQKTFDPDMSFEDMERSFILTALREKNWSRKETAQRLGMHPSTLWRKMIKLKIDAPHQRGKRDFPKAE, via the coding sequence ATGAGCAGCCGCGCCCATGAGAAACAGACCGAGATCATCCTGGACAGCATCGCGGACGGGGTCTTTACGGTGGATGCCCAATGGCGGATTACCTCCTTCAACCGCAGCGCCGAAAAAATAACGGGCATTCCCAGGGAAGAGGCCCTCGGGAGGCATTGCTGGGACGTATTCAGGGCCAGCATCTGTGAAAGCGAGTGTTCGCTGCGTCGAACCATGGAGACCGGCCGGCCGGTGTTGAACCAGACGATTTTCATCGTGAATTCCGCCGGGGATCGGATCCCGGTCAGCATCTCGACGGCCTTGCTCCGGGAGGATGGACGCGTCATCGGCGGAGTGGAAAGCTTCAGAGACCTGAGCGTGGTCGAGGAACTCCGCAAGGAGCTCAAGGGCCGGCAGTCCTTTTTCGATATCATCAGCAAAAACAAAGAGATGCAGCGTCTCTTCGGGGTGCTGGAGCAGGTCTCGGAGAGTGATGCCACGGTCCTTCTCGTGGGCGAAAGCGGGACGGGCAAGGAATTGTTCGCCAAGGCCATCCACTCGTTGAGTCCGCGGAGAAACGGTCCGATGGTCGCCCTGAATTGCGCGGCTTTGCCGGACAGTCTGCTCGAGTCGGAGCTGTTCGGTTATGAGGCCGGTGCGTTTACGGATGCGAAGAAGGACAAGCCCGGACGGCTGGCGCTGGCGGAGGGGGGGACCCTTTTTCTGGACGAGATAGGAGATGTGTCGCCCGCCCTTCAAGTGCGCCTGCTGCGTGTCCTGCAGGAAAAGACCTATGAGCCTCTTGGGGGGACCACTTCCCGCAGGGCTGACGTGCGGATCGTCGCAGCCACGAACCGGGAACTGGAGGAACTGGTGCGCGAGGGCCGGTTCCGGCAGGATCTCTATTACCGTATCAACGTGATAAAGCTGCGTCTGCCGCCGCTGCGAAGCCGCAAAGAGGACATCCCCCTGCTGGTCGAGTTCTTCATCAAGAAGTTCAACCGCCTTTCCGGCAAGGAGATCCAAGGCCTTTCGCCAGAGGTGCTGCCCATTCTGATGGCGCACCATTTCCCTGGTAATATCAGAGAATTGGAGAACATCATCGAGTATGCCACGGTTGTGTGCAAATCTGGTTTCATAGGGCTCGAGCATCTGCCGGAATATCTGTTCCCGCGCAAGTGGCGGGCTCGGGACAATCGCTCGCAGAAGACCTTCGATCCGGATATGTCGTTCGAGGACATGGAGCGGAGCTTCATCCTGACGGCCCTCCGGGAAAAGAACTGGAGCCGGAAGGAGACGGCACAAAGACTCGGCATGCATCCGTCCACCCTCTGGCGAAAGATGATCAAGCTGAAGATCGATGCACCGCATCAACGAGGGAAACGGGACTTCCCCAAGGCCGAGTAG